The nucleotide window ACAAAAATCTGCATTTTTTTCATATAACAAATTGTAACGCTTAAATAGAAACTATCAAAATATAAATTTGACTAATATTAACAACAAGCTATAATGTGCTAAAGAAAAGATTTTCAAAAAAATAAAACTTTTTATAATGGCGAAGTTACCAGAAAACAAAAGGCTTTACCAAATAAAAGATTTGGGTATTGGAGAGACTGCATATGTTTCAGTCTATGCATTAAGAGTCGATCAAGATGAAGAGTGTTATCTACTAAAAGATTACGCTATATTCAAAAAAAAGAATGATGACAATGCCCAACTAAAAATAAAAAGGGTGAAAAATGGATTCATCGCATTTATTCTTGATATTAACTACCACTGGGGAATATCTGATGACATAGAATACACTGCGGGTGAAAAATCACAGTACTTACCAATCATAGGTTTCGGAGATGTGCTTGTATATGAGAAGCTTTCTATTAAAGAACTCAGAGATGCTCTTTTGGCAGCTGAGCAAGTTGAAGATTATGAGGAAGCAAGCAAAATTAGAAATCTATTGGCTCAGAAAAAATAAAAAAACTCCGCAGTTTGCGGAGTTTTTCTTTTGGAAATTTATTTCATTTCGTGACCTGTACAAACACCACCCTTCTTGCAATCGTCACATCCATCACATTTAGAAGCACCACATGTTCCGCATCCACAATTGCAAACATCTTCTTTTGAGCAATCACATCCGCCAGAATGACAAGATTTGCATCCGCATCCACAAACATGTCTCATAAGAGAATACTTACCAGGTCCACCAAAAGCTATAGCAAGTGATGAAACAAGAAGTATTATATCTATTTCAGCCGCATTGAATCCCATACCAGACTTTACAAGAATTATTGCAAAGATCATTACAACAGATAGGAGTATTCCTGCATATCTAGCAAAAACACCCAATAGGACAGCAATACCACCAACCAATTCAATAGAAGCAACTATGTAGGCAAATATTGAACTTAGTCCTAGTGATCCAAAAAATCCAATTGTAGCATCCATGTTTTGGAATTTAGATATACCGTGGGAAATAAAAATTGCCGCAACACCGATTCGAAGTAGTAGTAAACCGGTATCAGGACAGTGCATTTTTTTCATCATTTTCATAATTAAACTAAATAAAATAAATTTATAATGTTTGTATTATATCATACAAAATATCTTGTCTATTTTTTCTTGACTGTTGCTACTTTCTTCTTTGGAGCTTTCTCAGCTTTAACTGCTTTTTTAACAATAGGCTTTTCTGGAGCCATCTTTTCCACCTTTGGGGTATTCATTTTTTCTATAGCACCGATTAACCTATCTAGCTTCATACTTATTTCTGCTAGCTGTTTTTTTGTATCATCATTTTGAGGGGCTGGTCTAAATTCCTGTCTAGAAGCAGGTGCTCTGCTACCACCAAAATCCTTGCGTGAATTTCTGTCACCACCTTCTCTTTTGCTACCAAAACAATTTGAACAGTACACAGGCTTCTCACCTGATGGTCTAAAAGGCACTTCACAATTATTTCCACATTCACTACAAGTAGCTTTATGCATAACTACAGAATCTCTACTTCCACCCTTGTCTCCTCCCCAACTTTTTTTCTGAAAATCCGGTCGTCCACCGCTATTTCCACCTCTAAAACCTCCCCCACCCCTGTTATCTCTATCCTTAAAATTTCCCATATAGTTTATGTCTATCGCCAATAATATGACGAATATATTTATTAATTAGTAAGTCTTGCCCATAGTCTATGCTTTTAATCGACAATAATCAAATAAAATCTTATTCTTTGAAATCTATAGAACATGAATTTACACAAAAATGTTTGCCGGTTTTTGCGTGACTATCATCAAACAGGTGCCCCAAATGTGAGCCACATTTCGAACAAACCACCTCTGTACGCTTCATACCAAGTGAATCATCGTCTTTAAATTCCACAGAACCTGGAATAGCTTCATCAAAAGACGGCCAACCCTGAAGTCCAGACGGACCAGAATTTGAATCCATCTTTGTATCAGAAGAAAACAGAACTTGTCCGCACACTTTGCATGTGTAAGCGCCCTTTTCATTGTGATTCACAAATTTACCGGAAAATGGCACCTCAGTTCCCTTTTCTTGGGTAACGTGATATTCCTCGGCTGATAATTTTTGTTTTAGTTCGTCTTTATTCATACTTTCATTGTAACATTTGTGTCAAATTTGCAGGTTTGACATGGGTATCGTTTTAAAATAATATGAGGGCAAACAAAAGTTATTTATGCAAAACTTTACACATCCTGTCTGGGCCGAATATATATGGATAGACGGCCAGGAAACGGGCAAGCTCCGGTCAAAAGCTCAAAGAATTGAATACCCTGAAGGATTGATGGGTAAGCTCGCTGTATCTAAAATTCCCGAATGGGGGTTTGACGGATCAAGTACAATGCAAGCCGAAGGTCACTTCAGCGACTGCGCACTCAAACCAG belongs to Candidatus Nomurabacteria bacterium and includes:
- a CDS encoding DoxX family protein; translated protein: MKMMKKMHCPDTGLLLLRIGVAAIFISHGISKFQNMDATIGFFGSLGLSSIFAYIVASIELVGGIAVLLGVFARYAGILLSVVMIFAIILVKSGMGFNAAEIDIILLVSSLAIAFGGPGKYSLMRHVCGCGCKSCHSGGCDCSKEDVCNCGCGTCGASKCDGCDDCKKGGVCTGHEMK
- the msrB gene encoding peptide-methionine (R)-S-oxide reductase MsrB — protein: MNKDELKQKLSAEEYHVTQEKGTEVPFSGKFVNHNEKGAYTCKVCGQVLFSSDTKMDSNSGPSGLQGWPSFDEAIPGSVEFKDDDSLGMKRTEVVCSKCGSHLGHLFDDSHAKTGKHFCVNSCSIDFKE